A portion of the Bifidobacterium lemurum genome contains these proteins:
- a CDS encoding ABC transporter permease, with protein MGRHQRVETAGLISFLICAVASYAAMNIYLSYAPAIWQVTQRRFMVCSGIVAACGVISFCVGYARQSHSWSLKNGWFTPIRRVFEILALSVVYAATIFLSSFALINAVNEMMGVTMFAGYLPAACAGFSGVVGYMTFVQAELMNAKTIASLLPFFVISGVCTAGLTTDDPEWYYWNFSRLGDSTTFAARMFNSTLMLAGTCVIIVSYFAVSELITTERLQRMWHQRHHRDADGKPVWEIKHFRVRIVILSVLLTLSGLAFIGIGVFRYTPHKTIHNFFAKGLPVLMLVLFLLLPWLAPRLSKAMAVVSDLSLLVCAGLWANMIMGHDTLTNVEAVAGMLFLGWFIVFSRQIAAIEADRVQAQLLHAQALDGGLNEPDGVDAIEAVESRIASDR; from the coding sequence ATGGGCCGTCATCAGCGCGTCGAAACCGCGGGCCTCATCTCCTTTCTGATCTGCGCGGTGGCCTCCTACGCGGCGATGAACATCTATCTCTCCTATGCGCCGGCCATCTGGCAGGTCACGCAACGCCGGTTCATGGTGTGTTCGGGCATCGTCGCGGCCTGCGGCGTCATCTCCTTCTGCGTCGGATACGCGCGCCAATCGCATTCCTGGAGTCTGAAGAACGGCTGGTTCACGCCGATCCGCCGGGTGTTCGAGATCCTCGCGCTGTCCGTCGTGTACGCGGCGACGATTTTCCTCTCGTCCTTCGCGCTGATCAACGCGGTGAACGAGATGATGGGAGTCACGATGTTCGCCGGCTACCTGCCCGCCGCATGCGCGGGATTCTCCGGCGTGGTCGGCTACATGACCTTCGTGCAGGCGGAGCTGATGAACGCGAAAACCATCGCCTCGCTGCTGCCGTTCTTCGTGATCTCCGGCGTATGCACGGCCGGACTGACCACCGACGATCCGGAATGGTACTACTGGAATTTCTCCCGGCTGGGGGACAGCACCACCTTCGCCGCGCGCATGTTCAACTCCACATTGATGCTCGCCGGCACCTGCGTGATCATCGTCAGCTACTTCGCCGTCTCCGAACTCATCACCACCGAACGTCTGCAACGCATGTGGCACCAGCGCCACCACCGCGACGCGGACGGCAAACCCGTCTGGGAGATCAAGCATTTCCGCGTGCGCATCGTCATCCTGTCGGTGCTGCTCACGCTCTCCGGACTGGCGTTCATCGGCATCGGCGTGTTTCGCTACACACCGCATAAAACGATTCATAACTTCTTCGCCAAAGGTCTGCCCGTGCTGATGCTGGTGCTGTTCCTGCTGCTGCCATGGCTGGCGCCACGCCTGTCGAAGGCGATGGCCGTGGTCTCCGACCTGAGTCTGCTCGTATGCGCGGGACTGTGGGCCAACATGATCATGGGGCACGACACGCTCACCAACGTCGAAGCCGTGGCGGGCATGCTGTTCCTCGGCTGGTTCATCGTGTTCTCGCGGCAGATCGCCGCCATCGAGGCCGACCGCGTCCAAGCGCAGCTGTTGCACGCGCAGGCCTTGGATGGCGGACTCAACGAGCCGGACGGCGTCGACGCCATCGAAGCCGTCGAGTCGCGCATCGCCTCCGACCGATGA
- the aroA gene encoding 3-phosphoshikimate 1-carboxyvinyltransferase encodes MTSNETSPHIAADLWPAPHPTRALQATVTIPGSKSLSNRYLILAALGTRPVTLRGLLRSRDTDLMIAALETLGVRCEADADDPTTVRVAPPDTGLFHGDVDVFCGLAGTVMRFVPGLALFADGLVRFDGDGQAYARPMQPVLDGLEQLGAKVTYHGEHGRLPFTITPPDSSEMEVADATTARTVSIDSSGSSQFISGLLLVGSRVPGGLELHHTGEKTPSLPHIRMTVADLAASGVDVSADETARVWKVAPGTVQLPDTVVVEPDLSNAVPFLGAALIAGGTVRVPNWPEETTQPGGLLPGYLERMGAQVSFPEEDGVRYCEVTSTGTIHGLGDFDLTAAGEIAPSLAAILVFADAPTRMLGIAHLRGHETNRLEALVNEITRVGGTARELEQGLEITPVSPDEMHAAVMETYADHRMATFAAMLGLRIPGIEVRDVATTRKTLPDFVGMWNALLG; translated from the coding sequence ATGACGAGCAACGAGACTTCCCCTCATATCGCCGCAGACCTGTGGCCCGCGCCGCATCCCACGCGAGCATTGCAGGCCACCGTCACCATTCCCGGCAGCAAATCCCTGTCGAACCGCTACCTCATCCTCGCGGCGTTGGGAACGCGCCCTGTGACCCTGCGCGGGCTGCTGCGTTCACGCGACACCGATCTGATGATCGCCGCTCTGGAAACGCTGGGCGTGCGTTGCGAGGCCGACGCGGATGATCCGACCACCGTGCGCGTGGCCCCGCCCGATACGGGACTTTTCCACGGCGACGTCGACGTGTTCTGCGGATTGGCCGGCACTGTGATGCGTTTCGTGCCCGGTCTGGCGCTGTTCGCGGATGGTCTGGTGCGTTTCGACGGCGACGGGCAGGCGTATGCGCGTCCCATGCAGCCGGTGTTGGATGGTTTGGAGCAGTTGGGTGCGAAAGTGACCTACCATGGCGAGCATGGCCGTCTGCCGTTCACCATCACTCCGCCCGATTCTTCGGAGATGGAAGTAGCGGACGCAACGACGGCCCGGACCGTGTCCATCGACTCGTCCGGTTCCTCGCAGTTCATCTCCGGTCTGCTGCTGGTCGGCTCGCGTGTGCCGGGCGGGTTGGAGCTGCATCATACGGGGGAGAAGACGCCAAGCCTGCCGCATATCCGCATGACGGTGGCCGATTTGGCCGCGTCCGGCGTGGATGTCTCGGCCGACGAGACCGCACGCGTATGGAAGGTCGCTCCCGGAACCGTGCAGCTGCCGGATACGGTGGTGGTGGAACCCGACCTATCGAATGCGGTGCCTTTCCTCGGTGCGGCGCTGATCGCCGGGGGCACGGTGCGGGTGCCGAACTGGCCTGAGGAAACCACCCAGCCGGGCGGCCTGCTGCCGGGATATCTCGAACGCATGGGCGCTCAGGTGTCGTTCCCCGAGGAAGATGGCGTGCGGTACTGCGAAGTGACCTCCACCGGTACGATCCATGGTCTGGGAGATTTCGATCTGACCGCGGCGGGGGAGATCGCGCCTTCGCTGGCCGCGATTCTCGTGTTCGCCGACGCTCCGACGCGCATGCTCGGCATCGCGCATCTGCGCGGTCATGAGACCAACCGTTTGGAGGCTCTGGTCAACGAGATCACCCGCGTGGGCGGCACAGCGCGCGAGCTGGAGCAAGGATTGGAGATCACGCCGGTCTCGCCCGACGAGATGCACGCGGCGGTTATGGAAACCTACGCCGATCATCGCATGGCCACCTTCGCCGCGATGCTGGGCCTGCGTATCCCCGGCATCGAAGTGCGGGATGTGGCCACCACGCGCAAAACACTGCCCGATTTCGTGGGTATGTGGAACGCGCTGCTGGGCTGA
- a CDS encoding acetate/propionate family kinase, giving the protein MAKTVLVINSGSSSIKYQLVDLETGEGLASGLVEKIGEPVDGHYKHEYNGEKHELEEPIHDHEQGLKRVLGFFDEYGPNLGEAGIVAVGHRVVQGGSIFPDPALVTDKTINQVKDLAVLAPLHNGPEAKGAEVMRALLPEVPQVFVFDSSFFFQLPKAASTYALNKEIADRYHIRRYGAHGTSHEFISSVVPDIVGKPAEGLKQIVLHIGNGASASAEVSGKPVETSMGLTPLEGLMMGGRTGDIDPAVVFHLIRNAHMNVDELDALFNKRSGMMGMTGYGDLREVHREIEEGNEDAKLALDVYVHRIVGYIGNYTAQMGGVDVITFTAGVGENDDIVRARVCEKLAPFGVKLDLEKNATRSKEPRIISTPDSSIVIAVIPTNEELAIARKSAAIAEAGEDTYGNKTA; this is encoded by the coding sequence ATGGCGAAAACCGTCCTTGTCATCAATTCCGGCTCCAGCTCGATCAAGTACCAGCTGGTTGACCTCGAGACCGGCGAAGGTCTCGCTTCCGGCCTCGTCGAGAAGATCGGCGAACCGGTCGACGGCCACTACAAGCACGAGTACAACGGCGAGAAGCACGAGCTCGAGGAGCCGATCCACGATCACGAGCAGGGTCTCAAGCGCGTGCTCGGCTTCTTCGACGAGTATGGCCCAAACCTGGGCGAGGCCGGCATCGTCGCCGTCGGCCACCGTGTGGTGCAGGGCGGTTCCATCTTCCCGGATCCGGCCCTCGTGACCGACAAGACCATCAACCAGGTCAAGGATCTGGCCGTGCTGGCCCCGCTGCACAACGGCCCCGAGGCCAAGGGCGCCGAGGTCATGCGCGCCCTCCTGCCCGAGGTTCCGCAGGTCTTCGTGTTCGATTCCTCCTTCTTCTTCCAGCTGCCCAAGGCCGCCAGCACCTACGCGCTGAACAAGGAGATCGCCGACCGCTACCACATCCGCCGCTACGGCGCCCACGGCACCTCCCACGAGTTCATCTCCTCCGTGGTGCCCGACATCGTCGGCAAGCCGGCCGAGGGTCTCAAGCAGATCGTGCTGCACATCGGCAACGGCGCCTCCGCCTCCGCCGAGGTCTCCGGCAAGCCGGTCGAGACCTCCATGGGTCTGACCCCGCTCGAGGGCCTGATGATGGGCGGCCGCACCGGCGACATCGACCCGGCCGTGGTGTTCCACCTGATCCGCAACGCCCACATGAACGTGGACGAGCTCGACGCCCTGTTCAACAAGCGCTCCGGCATGATGGGCATGACCGGCTACGGCGATCTGCGCGAAGTGCATCGCGAGATCGAAGAGGGCAACGAGGACGCCAAGCTGGCCCTCGACGTCTACGTGCACCGCATCGTCGGCTACATCGGCAACTACACCGCCCAGATGGGCGGCGTGGACGTGATCACCTTCACCGCCGGCGTCGGCGAGAACGACGACATCGTACGCGCCCGCGTGTGCGAGAAGCTCGCCCCGTTCGGCGTGAAGCTGGATCTGGAGAAGAACGCGACCCGTTCCAAGGAGCCGCGCATCATCTCCACTCCGGATTCCTCCATCGTCATCGCCGTGATCCCGACCAACGAGGAGCTGGCCATCGCCCGCAAGTCCGCCGCCATCGCGGAAGCCGGCGAGGACACCTACGGCAACAAGACCGCCTGA